agtccatacatatttccgaacaaaatagttgggtgtggttgttataccactGCGTTTTCAGGTGTTACCTCTTCAGGATGATGTGAGTGGGCGATCTTATTGTTAACGTAGTGAATGGGTTGCAATGAGCAGTctccagtcgcacttctctttagttaTTGAAGTTATGTTCTCTGGAATAGGCTTGGGATGCGTCTCAGCCTTATACGGTGTTGCAAGCGCTGTGACCTTGGAGAGTAAAGGACCTTGTCAAGGTTATGACTCTTTAGTTGACCATGGGAGGTGTTCTTGACAGTGAGGGGATCTTGTTTAaaccttcagtccccaagtgtgattCATGTGATTATATGGATGCAGCTAAGATGTCGTTCTAAGTGGTACCGCCGCATAAGATGCCAATGCGATGAAAGCTGCGCCAATTGAGTATCTAAACGTTGAGTTGACTTCAAGTTTGACAGAATCCGACTCTTGGAGGAAGCTGAGGAGACTAGGCTTGGTGTTAGATGGATTCTTCATCATATGAGAGTCATTCAAGAGAACTTTGAAGGAAGTAGACACGTCTTCTGGCTTAGAAGCGGTTACCAAGGCTAGGGATGATATTGAAAGACAACCCCGGAAGATGCTTGCAACTGAAGCCCTTGTAAAGGTGGAGAGAGAAAATGCTGATGGTGCTGAATCAGTCTTAAAAGATACTTTCTAAGTAGTAATTTTTTGAAAGTTTGATGCATCTCTTAGATACCTGATTTTTGTGATTTCATTTCAGGGTTTTTGAGTAAGTAGGGATTTTTGATGGATGGCTCGCAATGGATCTTTTAAAACGGGAAATAATACTTCCTCGAATTAACGAATTGAATATTGCATAAAAACATGAAAACATTGCTAGGGGTGATGAAGTTCTTAATCCTTGACAGCTTTGTCAGGAGTGATGAAGTGCTTAAGCCTTGACAGCTTTAAGTCATTTTTCATGGCCACCCTTGTTGGCTTGTCAGTATCGACGAGTTTGTAATATTCACCTAATCAAATATAGATTCTCCCTGGGAGAAGTAAAAGCTTTATTGATGTGTCTCCGACTTGGAAAGGGTTGAGTTTTGGTATTTCAGGTTCGTGACATATCTTTTGGATAATTGGTTATTGGTTTTAATATTCTCAGTAGAGACGAACCCCTATCAGTTTGATAAATTTTTGAAAGAACCATCTCCACGTTCACATCGTCAAGTCGTAGTGGGGTTGATACTCGGGTCAAGTCCCCAAAATTTGATGGGTCGTGTGGCAACTAGTTGTAAAAAGAGTTGTTGAACAATAATTACTTGTAGGCAAAATCCACGAGTGCACGACATCACCTCTCCTCTAGCAAATTGTTTAACATCCAGATCCGTTGCTTGGTGATGCTCTGAAGGTGGGAAATATTTAAAGAACACTAGTTTGTTAATGCATATAGATGGGTTCCTTGGTGACAATCCTGGAGAGATGCGTCAAGTCTTGCCTTGTGGATACGGATTCATGAACATCTCAGAACCATGTCATAGTCTAGAGCTACATGATTGTTACCAGTGAAGTAGTAGCAGGCACTCCAGTCCACAAAATGGTAGTGGCAGTGGTCTCTTTAGGGCCTTATAAATGACAAGTTTACTTGCTGGATCCTTGGTTGCTTTCATTGAATGAATATCTCGTCATCGTGTCGAATGCTGATTCTAGATGTATTGACGTTGGATGCATTAGGAGTATTGGAACACTCCGTCTAGTGATGGCTTTGCTTTGTAGTCTGCTTATCTGTGATTGTCTTGAGAAACGTGATGACCTCTTTCCGAGCATTTTCCATATCGAGTTGGTTACTGATGAGAATATCTCTTTCTCTTTGTGGAAACAATTTTTGTTAATTGATTGGCCATCTCACGGAGTCATAGGGGCTCTCCTTGTGCAATAACAAGGGAGGATAGAGGTATCTCATTAGTATAAAAGTGTTTGGATCTCAAGTAGACACGGAGGCTGGTGCTGGTGGAATAGAGATTAAACTTTCTTTCCACAAGTTTGCAGATCGCCTTTCCAGATTTCTACCAAATTTGTCGATGACTATTTCTTGGTATTAGATTAGGGACGAAGTGAACTTGTATGTATCCTTGGACGTGAGATCTTGAGGTAGCATCAACAATAAATTCGGAGGCGATACTGGTTTGATCCATATGATAGTTGTGTTGCTCTAGAGGTGGTTGCTCCGTCCGATTGTTGAGATGAGCGATTattgacttctgagtgataggcACATTTGTTTGTGTTTTATCAAGGGTGTCTTCATCAGATCTTAGAGACTTGGTGATGTTTGGATATGTATGGCACCTCTAATAACACGACCTGAAAGATGAGTTTTGGTGATTTTGACGAAAGAATTATGAAGAATGATCTATGTTGTTCCCCTGTTGGTGTTACCGGAATTGATATTGGTTGCTGGACTTGAATTgaggttaatgactgaaccagatctaagatccaccctttttTAGACGGTCGAAGAATTGAATTTCTAGCAAAGAGGTTGgtctcccgctgtggtcgccaattgttaatACCCAAAAATTGTATTTCTTCAACAATGTACTATTGAAGCACGTTCTTTAGGTTTGAGGATCAAAATCGCACAAAACGAGCCTaagccaagacaatggtcgtttacTTTTTGCTCCGATTACCAGGAGAGAAAATGGGTTGATCGTAAGGGAGCGAAAGAAGATAAAGTTGAGGAATCACAATGACGATGAATTGTGTGTGTAGGGTTGTCAAAATACGGAAGAAGCAGAGCTTGAGAATGATAAACTTGTGCTGTTCTGTTGGATAGACAAAAGAGTCTATTTATAGTTGTAAGGAACAATACATTGTTTTCTCGTAAGTAGTGGATGTTGTGAAGAGATGGAGACGTGGATATAATGGTTAAGCTAAGCCTATCATCCTAGGTAGGTTTTCATAATCTTGTAAACCAATGCTCCATCACACATTACTCCTTAACCGCTTTTAACCGTGATCACTACTTATTACTTCCTCATCATGGGGTGTTGCCACGCCGCATGTTGctataaaccaccagaccaacacCCCATGATATCTCCCCACGTAATATGTTTGATTTCTCATAGGAATTAGTAAAGTCATGAACTGTCTCTTGTCTTGACTAGGTTATAGCCATAATATATATTTTGACTAAGTATTCAATCTAGGCTATTCTGGCCTTGTCGAAGTGACATAGATTGAAGAGACAACTCAGATCCAAAGTTCGTGAGAATAATAAGAAGTTTATCATAAGACGTCCAAGTTGATAGCTAGTCAAGTCTTGGCGTGGGgaacgaccaagttgatagcTAATCAAGTCGTGGCGCGGGGCACGACCAAGTTGATAGCTAATCAAGTCATGGCGCGGGGCAAAAACCAAGTTGATAGCTAATCAAGTTGGGGCGCGGGGCACGACCACTTTGATAGCTATAAAAGTCATGGCGGGGGCACGACCAAGTAGACAGCTAGCCAAGTTGTGGTGTGGGACGACCAAGTTGACATGGGACGCTGGCCATGTTGGCATGGCTATGGGACACGACCCATGTTGTCCCGGGACGTTATACATGTTGTCATGGCTATGGGATGTTAGCCATGTTGGACTGGGACGTTTTCATGTTTTCCTAAATGTGGGACGCGACCCATGTTGTCCCAGCACGTTGGCCATGTTGATTTGACATCTTTGTTGGCTATTTGGCATGGCAGCTTGGCCATGGCCAAGCGTAGTCGGTATCGGCACTCTGTTTGGATCATATATAACATATTTAAGGGATTCAACCGTGGAAGTTTTGTGtctcaaagtgattttcaatgtAATTTCGTAGGAATTCAAGAAATTCATCCATGTTGACCTGGAACGTTTTTCATGTTGTCCTGGCTATGGGACGCGACCCATGTTATCCTGGCGCATTGGCCATGTTGATTCGCCAACTTATCTTGGCTATTTGTCCTGGCCGACGGCGTTGACACTTTGTTTGGATCATATAAAACATATTCAAGGAATTCATTCGTGGAAGTTTTGCGACTCGAAGTGATGTTCAATGTATTTTCTTACTAAATAATATGCTTCTAAGAGTACTTTTATTCAAAATGACATAGTAGCTCATTCTGAATATTTATAATTATATCATCAGTATACATTGATTAATACATGAAAACTCGTTTGACCCTGCATTAgataatgagagttcagccgaGTGAAGCTCTAAAATCTTGCAAGCATATTAAAGGCCAATATAGCTATTAGCCGGATATGCATCTCAATTCTCTTACGGAATATAATGTAGAAGTACGATTTTATATTActgatgccgggtcaggaatTTATGcatattttatttcatgtttcCGCAGCTGGGCAGACACCATACTACGATTTcctcccttgtcaaaaatccaccatcaacaccactatTTCTCAGTAGACGCAAAACTACATCTTTCTGAAATCTTGTGGAGGGTATGGCGGAATGGTAAGTTTTTGACACAATCGGGAAGATCAATTATGGTGGAGCATATTCTGAATGTAATGCCATCACATCAAATGGGTTCTTTTAAAATTCCTAAGGCAATATTTAAAGAATTGGACGAATTCTAGAGGAGGTTTTGGTGGAAAAAACATGATGGAAAAGGAGTTTATCTAACATCATGGACAAAAGTTAACAGTCACAAGTCTCTCGGAGGAATGGGTTTCCGAGATTTAAAATGTTTCAACCAATCATTGCTTGCTAAAGCAGTTTGGTGATTATGTAACAACTCACAACAGTTATGGGCAAAGGCATTAAAAGAGCGGCATTTTCCATATATATCACTTCTTCAtgcctaaaaaaaaaaagagttcaccTGGATATGACAAAGTATCTACAGTGAATATCAATTTGTTCGCAGTATAGTTTTTGGTTACTAGGGGATGGCAAAagtatactcacatggaaggaTAACTAGATCACAtgcatggaaaaatacatttcgTTCCAATTACAGATTTTGATATAGCTGTTAATTTTAAAAGGTCGCTGATCTTATTGATCCAGATACAAAAACTTGGAAGGTCTCAATCATTCCACGACTTTTCTCAACTGAAGATGCTAAAAAGATTCTTGCAATGATAATACCAGCATATTCTCAAGACATACTGATTTGTACGCTTACTCGACATGGTCAATTCATTGTAAAGTCGGCATACCACAAACTAGTGGCTATCAAGAACAACATCTCCAATAACTTTAATACCGAAATTGCAAAGTTTTGGAAAGAGCTATGGGGTTTGAATACTTTTGCAAGAGTCAAAACATTCCTATGGAAGTGTATAGATGACAACATTTCATCCAGTGAACGTATGGCCCGAGAAACACATTACAGAGTAGAACAATACAGTATGTGTCACCAAGTGATTGAAAATACTAAGCATATCTTATGGGGTCGTCCTTTTGTAAAAGATGTTTGGACCTCCACCCCTAGTACAAGATGAAGCACGGAAACAAATGACACCTCTGTTGATAAATAAATGATGAGTTGGTTCAAGAATTCTTTTCGTGAACTCGATGAAGACTGGGTAGTTAAAATGGCTAATACAGGTTGAGAGATATGGAAAGCAATGTGCAAAACTGTGTTTCAAGGATGAAAGCCAAATCCAGTAGAAGTTATTCGCAGTATACAATACCTCAAAGGTATGACTGGATCAGAAATGAAGAAAAAATCAGCATATGAGTAACATGAATAATCGGAATCCTATAACTCATACTGCATGGATACTTCCTAACCTTCACCTCTATATGTTGTGATGCATAGTCTAAAATTGTATTATCTGAAAATGACACAGGATTGGGACTAATTCTTCGTAATTCTGTAGGTGCATTTGAGCAAGAAATATGCATCTATGTGCATGGACACTTAGATGTGGAGAGGAAGAGGTAATAGGTCTGTTACATGCTATACAATGATAAAAGACTTGGATCTACAACAAGtatgttttgagttggatgcacaTAATATAACATCTCAACGAATGGAGACTATCAGAAAGTGAAGTGAGAGAATCAACCACTTATCTTAGGTGTTATACATTGATTATCTACGCAAACATCCACTTTGGACTTGCAAGTTTATTAATAGGAAGTTGAACAAGCCTGCTGATAAAATGGCCACACACTCTCGTACTTACAAAGTTACTGGAAGTTGGGTTACAAATCCGCTCAATTCTATTATATCAAACACTCCAAGCTGACACTCTGTTCATATTTCTAATATTAATAAAGCTCTTTCTTAGATTTTTTTAGTATTAGCAAAAAAAAGTTAATAATATGATGTTTTAGCTTTATTCTTGCCGAGTTAttagtttgatatgaaagtgtaaCGTTATGCGCGGGTCGATGGACTAGCGCTGAATTTACCGTGAGGCTTAGCCCTTGATTAGAGGGTGCCCTTCAAGAAATTTTTGATTTCCCTAGGAGACCTCAGGTCGAGGAAGGGATACAAAAATATCTTTCAACCGGCAACTGACGCCTCACCTCATTAGTTGTGGCATTCTCCTCAATCAAGGTGCAAAATTTAGCTAAACGGATTAGGCGAGCTGTGTGTGGATACATATCCCCTCAGAATAATGTAGACTCTTAAAGCAAGGGTGATGGAATTAACACTCATTCACTGCCAATTTAAGTAAGATATTGAGTGCAAAAGTGTTTTGTGATCGTGGGAGTCTAAAAAAACAGACTAAGCAGCCGATGTTTATCcttttggagagaaaaattctCCCCAAGCGGCTTATGCCTCCtcgtagttttttttttgtttttaataataaaacctaGTTGTGTGTCTCACATCTAAGagttttaaattaataaaattctaaaaataggtTTGAGAAGTAGATTGTCAGTCGCTCAATGTATTTTTTTCTCAAAACGGCTGCCACTTATCGTCCTCTTCGCCCAGTCATTCGACCTAATGAGTGTATGCGTGATTATTAATGAATAAGTGGGTATTCTCGTTCCTTAGTAAATCTAATTTGAGCAATTTCAGTGATACTCATTCATATCGAATGAGAACACTCACTCCATAGCCCTTACTCTTGGACATTTTAGTGATACTCATTGATATCGAATGAGAACACTCACTCCATAGCCCTTACTCTTGGACATTTTAGACGAGCACCTCTCATTTATGTGCAATGGAGGTCGCTAGCCTAGACCATGGACTTTCATGGTCATCCTCATCCTCCAGGTAGGTATGATTTTCTTTGGATGTATATTAAATTTTCGAAATGCTTCCAAAAATGTTATAAACAATGCCAGACGGGCCCTAATAATGGTCAAATGACTTTCGGTCTTACAGGCCTTGGTGGTTCTATTTCCACGTCCGATTAAAAACTAGAAAGAAGGGATACCGCCATACCGGACGAGTATCTGCTTAAAACCTAACAGGGGAGCTCTTTGGCTCCTTTTCAATATCTCCCCCCTATAAGCCTCGGAATTAGAGGTTATAAACTCATTTGATTCATTGGTATATCAACATTCAATCTACAGTTAcaatctcatcatcatcatctgattGCTAAAGAAGATTGATTGATCCACAATTCCACAAGGAGGATAAACACTAACAAGTATTATTTTTTCATTCATTCGTTTCTTATGTTgattttattatttctcccaAATATAGATCAgaaaattgattagggtttatcAAATGGGTTCTGTTTTGACCCTTTGAAtccttttttcattctttttctgtAGAGATTTATTAATTATTGTCATGATTCAGTTGAGAAACACGAATAGAATATGCTATCTCTGCGTATAGTTCAGATTTTACACCACAAAAACAACAAACACTTCATCTGCAATTATAACTAATGCTGTTTCCAAACATTTGGAAGAACCTGCATTGATAAAGCTGAAGAACGAAAGAAATCCAGataaattgttttatttgtttaagGCGAATGCTATTAACCGTTTGGTAATCGAGAATCGATTTGCATTTGAAGATACTGTTAGTCGCCTTGCTGGTGCTGGACGATTTGATTATATTGACCAGCTTCTTGAGGAGCAGAAAACATTACCACAAGGGCATTGTGAGGGGTTTGTTATTTGGATTATAACATTATATAGAAATGCCGGTATGAGTAAGCATGCTGTTGATACATTTTATACTATGCATCTCTTTGGTTGTCCTCGGACTGTTAATCTTTCAATGCTGCTCTTAAGGTTTTGGGACAGACCCGTAATGCAGAAGATATTAAGTTATAGTTTAATGGCAAAAAAAGTATATTCTGCATTACATTATAAAGGTGGCAAGCCAAATAGAATGATATACCAAACGATGATCCATTACCTTTGTGAAGGAGGCGAGTTTGATGAGGCATTTAGAATGTGTAAGGATAGCATGGGAAAGAACTGGTTTCCTAGTTTTGTTACCATCGGTAAGCTGCTAGTAGGTCTTCTAATGAGTTCAAAGAGCCGTAATGCTAATATTCTCATGGCACTGGTTAGGGAAAGAACTCCTACTTTTTCTAAGAAGGAAATTGAGCATTTGGAATACGTTAGTTCTACAACTCTGGAGCATATGGTCAAAAAATGATGAATGGAAGAATCGGatagtttataaaataagcaatgCAGCTCTGGAGGTTCTATGATGCATTAATTGAAGTTTTTCGCTAAACTGACATGAAAGCGACACGCAACAGGTGAAGAGGATTTCCATTAAAGTCTCGCGGAGCAATATGTTTTTAGCTTGCACTGAGAAATCAAGAGTATTCgggtttcttttttttgtttgattcaaACTCTCTGTTTTTAATGATTTGTGTTTGGGTTATGATGATCAGATGGGTTGCTGGTGCAGCAGTTCATGGCTAAGGGATAGTCATGGTAATTCAGAGTGCTAGTGAGATTGAAGAGCTGGCAGGGAAAGTTGAGAACACCGGCGGAGTTATTTTGTTTCTGTGTTAATGGTCTATTTGCATCATGGTGGCGTGAGGATCACAAGATTTACTAACAAGTCTCACATCGCACGTTCTGTTCTTGAGAGCATCGTTTTCAGGTTAAAGATGGCTTAGACTCGATGAAGAAGGATGCTGGGGAAAAGGGCGAAGTGAAAAATGAGAATGGAGATTTTTTGCTCAGAGTTGATGGTGGAGCAACTATTAACAATCTATTGATGCAAATTCAGGTTTGTATCCCTAGTCTTCCTATCTTATTTAACTCATTTGAGAATGGGAATATGCTCGTTTTAAACGTTATGTCTTTTATAGCTATATTTCGATCAGGACCAGTAGTTATAGCTAGGAAAGTTTACCAGCTAATTAAACCCTTTAACGATACTAAGTGATTTTGCTATGTCTACTAGCTGTAACTTTATATAATACTCTGCCATAGCAGGAATATTATTGCTggttttttgtatgttttttctTAAATTTCAGTTTCTTTGGTTCAATATACAACTCTGTTGTAATGCCATTTTGTTTGCTATTGAAACATTTTTCATATCATCAAAGAAGTGCACCATACAAATTGATTAAGATGCGATTCTGAACTGTTTGCTTTTAAAATAACTAAGAACTTTTGTCAGATTGTTCTACATTGTCATCAATCGAAGGAACCTAACCTCTGTTATCTTAAATGGATATATATGAACAGGCAGATTTGTTGTGATGTCCAGTCGTTAGACCAGCTAACATTGAAACCACAGCTCTTGGTGCAGCCTATGCTGCTGGATTAGGTGTGGGAGTTTGGGCAGAACAAGATGTCTTTTCTGGTGAAGTGAAACAAGAGAAACCTACCACCTTCCAGCCTGCCTAACTTGGATGAGGAGCCAAGGAAGAAAAGAGTGGAGTCTTGGTGTAAAGCTGTCTCAAGAACTTACGCTTTTTATTGTCTTTCATTTTCTTCTGCTGAAGTTTTATTTTCTTCCTTTGTTtcattcatgaacttaaaacttaTAATTTTGGAATAATGAACCAGTGTTACTGGTATCAG
This genomic stretch from Papaver somniferum cultivar HN1 chromosome 5, ASM357369v1, whole genome shotgun sequence harbors:
- the LOC113279830 gene encoding pentatricopeptide repeat-containing protein At1g80150, mitochondrial-like; amino-acid sequence: MAKVADLIDPDTKTWKVSIIPRLFSTEDAKKILAMIIPAYSQDILICTLTRHGQFIVKSAYHKLVAIKNNISNNFNTEIAKFWKELWGLNTFARVKTFLWKCIDDNISSSERMARETHYRVEQYRLGLILRNSVGAFEQEICIYVHGHLDVERKRFYTTKTTNTSSAIITNAVSKHLEEPALIKLKNERNPDKLFYLFKANAINRLVIENRFAFEDTVSRLAGAGRFDYIDQLLEEQKTLPQGHCEGFVIWIITLYRNAGMSKHAVDTFYTMHLFGCPRTVNLSMLLLRFWDRPVMQKILSYSLMAKKVYSALHYKGGKPNRMIYQTMIHYLCEGGEFDEAFRMCKDSMGKNWFPSFVTIGKLLVGLLMSSKSRNANILMALVRERTPTFSKKEIEHLEYVSSTTLEHMVKK